A window from Bdellovibrionales bacterium encodes these proteins:
- a CDS encoding methyl-accepting chemotaxis protein codes for MSSKMSIQMQMALPIVLIASAAMGFNAYINTKNSREKSLSDAETITEKAAVASANEIRIDLEHAFTVARSFAIIEEAEKANGIAHREEMNLDLRETLIRNKTLIGTWTGWEPNAYDGKDASYANTPGHDATGRFVPYWSYDKEGKPSLAALVDYEKPGDGDFYVVPRQRKKETMVEPYKYPVNGQMVLMSSAVVPIFYQGQFVGVAGVDFPLLKVKDQIAKIKPYSESEAYLISTNGNYVVHPNEDLITKPAKFSFSQDEIMKSIQEGKEFSVSGKDPESSTDYHYVVVPVKLAESEQNWGLVIRTPTSAILAEANKATVFQVTVSVVCLVLLLGTVMLVSRRIANQVSALSKKLSQSSNTVTEAIQQLSTAGQSLSESSTASAASLEETVASLEELSSMVKMNAANAKEAASLSKQSSDAAQKGENEIQQLMTSMAEITESSHKIEEIINVIDDIAFQTNLLALNAAVEAARAGEQGKGFAVVADAVRALAQKSAVAAKDISDLIKDSVVKVEHGSQKANDSGTVLKSIVSSVKKVADLNDEIATASEEQSHGIGQISSAMNQLDSSVQSNAASSEQIASTSDEIHNQSVLMENVVKDLNQVVYGQGEIKKAA; via the coding sequence ATGTCTAGCAAAATGTCGATTCAGATGCAGATGGCCCTGCCGATCGTTTTGATCGCCTCTGCCGCCATGGGATTCAACGCGTACATCAACACTAAAAACAGCCGCGAAAAATCATTGAGCGATGCTGAAACCATTACGGAAAAAGCAGCCGTCGCCAGCGCCAACGAAATTCGCATTGATCTTGAACATGCGTTCACGGTGGCTCGCTCATTTGCGATCATTGAAGAGGCAGAAAAAGCCAATGGCATTGCTCATCGTGAAGAGATGAACTTGGACCTCCGCGAAACGTTAATTCGTAATAAAACTCTGATTGGCACATGGACAGGTTGGGAGCCAAACGCCTACGACGGAAAAGATGCGAGTTATGCAAACACTCCGGGTCACGATGCCACCGGCCGTTTTGTGCCGTACTGGAGTTATGATAAAGAAGGGAAACCTTCACTCGCGGCCCTTGTTGATTACGAAAAGCCGGGTGACGGCGACTTCTACGTTGTTCCTCGCCAGCGAAAAAAAGAAACCATGGTCGAGCCATATAAGTATCCTGTGAACGGCCAAATGGTGTTGATGTCTTCGGCGGTTGTGCCGATTTTCTACCAAGGCCAGTTTGTCGGCGTTGCCGGTGTGGATTTTCCACTGCTGAAAGTGAAAGATCAAATAGCCAAAATCAAACCGTACTCTGAGAGCGAAGCTTATCTGATCTCAACCAACGGGAATTATGTCGTTCATCCCAATGAAGATTTGATCACCAAGCCTGCGAAGTTCAGCTTCAGCCAGGATGAGATCATGAAATCCATTCAAGAGGGTAAAGAGTTCTCTGTTAGTGGTAAAGATCCAGAGAGCTCCACGGATTATCACTACGTGGTTGTGCCCGTGAAGTTAGCAGAGTCAGAACAGAACTGGGGTCTTGTGATCCGCACTCCAACCTCGGCGATTCTTGCAGAAGCGAACAAGGCAACGGTGTTCCAAGTCACAGTGTCTGTGGTTTGTCTGGTTCTTCTTTTGGGAACTGTGATGCTGGTATCTCGCCGTATTGCAAATCAAGTCAGCGCTCTTTCAAAGAAGCTCAGTCAGTCTTCAAACACAGTGACCGAGGCCATCCAGCAGCTCTCGACGGCCGGGCAGTCTTTGTCAGAGTCGTCAACAGCCTCTGCCGCTTCGCTTGAAGAAACCGTGGCGTCTCTTGAGGAGCTCAGTTCCATGGTGAAAATGAACGCGGCCAATGCGAAAGAAGCCGCGTCACTTTCAAAGCAGTCTTCTGATGCCGCTCAAAAAGGTGAAAACGAGATTCAGCAGCTCATGACTTCAATGGCTGAAATCACCGAGTCTTCACATAAGATCGAGGAAATTATTAACGTCATCGACGATATTGCCTTCCAGACGAACTTGCTGGCACTCAACGCGGCGGTTGAAGCCGCACGTGCCGGCGAGCAAGGGAAAGGCTTTGCCGTTGTCGCCGACGCCGTTCGTGCCCTCGCACAAAAGAGTGCTGTGGCTGCGAAAGATATCAGCGACCTCATCAAGGACAGCGTTGTAAAGGTTGAGCATGGCTCACAGAAAGCCAATGACAGCGGCACCGTGCTTAAGAGCATCGTGTCTTCCGTCAAGAAGGTGGCAGACCTCAACGACGAGATCGCCACAGCGAGCGAAGAGCAATCGCACGGCATCGGTCAGATCAGCAGTGCGATGAATCAGCTGGATTCGTCGGTGCAATCAAACGCGGCCTCTTCCGAGCAGATTGCAAGCACGTCCGATGAGATCCATAATCAGTCAGTGTTGATGGAAAACGTGGTCAAAGACCTGAATCAAGTGGTCTACGGCCAAGGGGAAATAAAAAAAGCGGCCTAA